The genome window TCATCTGGGTGGCCGGTGTTGTTATTGCAATTTTCACGGGACTCGAAACGGGTATCTATGTCACCACTGGTCTCTCATTCCTGCTTCTACTCGTTCGCATTGCTCGCACCAGCGGCGAGTTTCTTGGTCGGGTCACTGTTCAGCAGATTGATCCAAGCGAAGACGAGCAGCCTTTTTCTGCAATTACGCGCGAGAAGGCACCATCGCGTGACATTTACTTGAGTCTCTCCCGAAAAGACGCTTCAAACAAAGACATCCCAGTCGAAAGTCCCCACCCAGGCATCTTGATCTACCATTTCCCCGAAGGCCTCAATTATCTCAACCAAGCAATGCACTTCAAGACTTTGACAGATTACGTGTACACTCACACAAAACGAGCGACCGAGGAGCCGGAGTGCGACAAGTCGGAGGCTCTGTGGTGTGACAAACCTGTCGTGTACAAAGGAGACACAGAGCTTCCTGTGCTACGAGCAATCGTGATTGACTGTTCAACAATTCATAATATTGACATCACCAGTGTACAAGGACTGGTCGACGTGAGAAATGCACTTGATCGATGGGCGAGCCCATATTCAATTCAGTGGCATTTTGGTGGACTGCGAAATCGATGGGCAAGAAGAGCGTTGACAGCTGTTGGCTTCGGCCAAAGTGCGACAGAAAATGGACATTCAATTGGAAGCTGGACTTCAATTCTGCCATTGGCCAGATCATTTGACGAGACGCACGAAAATAGAAGACGACAGAGCAGCACAGACGACGAAAGTATAATCGGCACACAAACAAGCACAGAAACCgaatcgtcatcatctgttACACCAGCAGAAAAACAAGGCCTCAGACCAGTTTTCCCGACCGACAGGCCCTTCTTCCACGCCGATCTTGACGAGGCGGTGACGGCGGCGTTGGCCAATGCAAGGAGAAGCGAGTGCCGTCCAGGAACCGAGACGGGAACAGAAAATGACTGATTGTTTCCGACTTCCGGGCCCCACTCCGTCCGTTCTTCCCCGAGCCGTTCCGGAGAAATCAGTGGATATCGACGTCTTCTAAAACTCTAAATTTTTAATGGGATCGGGGACTAGATTTAATGATCATTTGGTTTACTAGCGAGTTTGAACTGCACTAGAGCGGAAATGAAGCGTGATTTTAGACAGCGATAGAGCGGGTTAATAGAGCAAAGATTTTCAGCAGCCTCTGCCGTGTGTCTTGAACTTTATCATCCAAAAACAACATCAAAGAGTTACATACATAGATCTTTTGAACAATCATGGCAACAAGTTTGTTAACAGGTGCCATCTTCGGCACAGGCCTCACTCTCTCAGGCGTGGCAAACCCGCAGGTCATAAAGAATCAATTCCGCCTCTCCGACTTTCACATGCTGGCCACGTTCCTCACCGCATCCGCGACCAGCGCCACAATCTTCACCCTCTACAACTCCAAAACCACAAAGATCCCAGCCCGGTCAGCAAGTTCGCACGGATGGCTGGGCCCATACGATGGCAACATCATTGGTGGTGCCATGCTGGGTCTGGGGATAAGCTTAACGGGTGCTTGTCCCGGGACGGTCCTCGTGCAGGCCACGGCGGGTATTGGCGCCAGTCGGCTGCTCGCATGCACGTCGCTCCTTGCGGGCGTTATCTGGGTGCGGTGTAAGCCGTGGGTGGTCAAGCCGCCGACGAGCCGTGCCCAGAATACATCGGTTATGGATGTTACTGGTTTGTCTGCAGGCAAGGTTCTCGTCGGGTATGAGATAACGATGCTTGCGATACTTGCCGGTATCTTATACATTGCCCCGAGAAGTGTTACCATGCTGCATCCGGTTGTCGGCGGCCTCCTCATCGGCTTCGGGCAGTTATCATCTGTTATCTTGACCGAGAAGCCCGTTGGGGTCAGTGGTGCCTATGAGGAGTTTGGAAAGTTCTTCTGGGATATTGTCAGTGGCAAGGATATTAAATCAATCCCGCAGAACATTCTCTTTGCATGTGGATTAATGATGGGTTCTTGGGCGGCGTTGTCAAAATTTCCGGCCATCCGGGAGGTCATGGCTCAAAGCGAACAGGCATCACTGCCAATGGTTCTGGCTGGCGGAGCTTTTCTGACTTTTGGCGCTCGCATCGCCGGTGGATGCACGAGTGGCCACGGTATCAGTGGCATGGCCACGATGGGGTTGAGCTCCTTTGTCACAATCGTCTCGATGTTTGGTGCTGGGTTGGTGGCTGGACTCTCCTTTGCTTAGATATTGCGGTTGAAAAGAGTGCAACTGATTGCTTACTGTACTATGAGTTTATGCATTATACTTGGAATAGAATCAGAAGAATCGTAGACCTAATATATTAGCCTTGATCCAATATATCTCAAGGGCTGACATGCTGGAACTGTCAGACCCCGAAGTTTTGATAGGTGATCGCCGACAAGCTATGCTCTGGGAACAATTTGACATAATGATACTATTCAACGAATGGGAGCCTGGACTCTCTACATGTGATTATTTTCAATGCCAAGTGCTATCTACACCGACAAACATGGAGTAGAGATCAAATGGGAGATACTGAAAGTAATTTTCGATCTGTTTTGGCTGGCTAAACTATCATTCTGAATACCTTTTCTTCAGCACCAAATGGAAAGGACCGTTTCCACGTTACTATACAATATGCGTTCCCTAGACAGGGCATTGTGTCACAAGACTTCTCTACCACGACGAACCCGTCACTGGTAAATGAATCGTCTTGAGTCCTGCCGGGTTCGGTGCCGGCAGTCGTCCACCTCTAATGTTGACCTGCAACGAAGGATGAATCAATCGAGGCGCAGCAAGGGACTCATCACGTTTCTTGCGCATCTCAATGAACTCATGCTCACGCGTTCCATCCTTGAGATGCTTGTTGTTCTCTCTGTGTTCCTTCACCGTAGCAAAGGGAACCGGGGCTTCTCGGTCAGCCGGTGGATAGTCATGCCCTACCCAGATCTTTGTATCCTCTGGGAGTGCGAGAAGCTTGCGAccagagttgaagatggcctCAGCACTGCCACCAGGAAAGTCTGCGCGGGCGGAGCCGATGTCAACATGAAAGATGGAATCACCAACAAACACGTTTTCTAGGGAGCAAGTTAGTAATTAAGGTAGAGGCGTATCAGTTTGAAGGAGACTTACTGCCAATATGGTATCCCATGTGATCTGGCGTATGGCCAGGGAGATGAACAGCGCGGGCAGACAAAGTGCCAATGATGAACTCATCGTTATCTTCCCATAGCTTATCAAACACGGCATCATACTCTCTTGGATCGATGCCATATCGTTCTCCGAATAAGCTCTGAACCTGGCGGATAAGCTTTCCAATGCCGATGAGTGGCTTGGAACCTTGACTTCTGGCAAGGGCTGACTGGAGATATGATGCAGCAGTCAGATGGTCCGCATGAGCATGCGTCTCTAGAATCATCTCAATCTTCAAGCCATTGTCTTTGACAGTCTTGAGGATGGCATCAGCCGATCCCGTCGACACGGCTGCTTTGACGGGATCATAGTCCAGAACTGGGTCGATGATGACGGCACTCTTGGTGTTGGGGTCCGAGACAATGTACTGCCAGGTGCCAGTGACAGGCTCGAATAGGGAGTGGACAGTTGGTTCTGCCATTATGGTAGTAGTGGTCGCAAATCTAGCGCCGCCGATGATGTGATTTTGGGTTGGATGTCGTGAGTGTAAAAGACAAGGTTGTCTCGATGCTAGACTCTTTTGGCAACTGGctcggcttcttctttgaaCAGAATTATCCGAGGTCGTGTGATAAGTGCGTGTTCTGGAAGATTGTGACACAGCTAGCGATGTAAAAGCTTTCGTTGGTACGGTTTCAAGGGCAACTGCACTTCTGCGAATAGTGGATGTAAGCGATGCCATTGTCGTAAGTGTGATACAGGGAATAATTATACAAGGCCTACGATAGTATTGCGAAAGGCTTGCTGAGAAATGCTAATAATCTAGTGCCCGACGCGAATGATCTGGAAACTTTGATCTGATATAATTGTCCCGTCCCGGGGACTTGTTTGGCTTCCGCTTTTGATCCCCGAAAGGTGGATCCCAGCCCGCCCGACTCGGCGATTGAACTGAGTCGTGTATTGACTGTTGAGCATGTCGTCGCGGCAAATCGATAGCGATAGCCTATAACGGCGTTTTGGATATTTCTAATATCGTATGATTGATTTGAATGGAAATCATGAGAGCTATCAGTCATAAATGTACTGTAATTAATGCTGTCGGGCGATCGGCGGTTGACGGTCGGCCCCACTTGAAGGAGCGGCAAGCGTACGGCAACCAGAGGATCAGAACAGCAGTAGAAATCCAGGGCAGATAGTTCAAGTTACTTCATGGTCGGGGATACATGAGAGGTCATTCAGTCATCTTGAGAGGATGGAAGAGAATTACGAATGCTGAATGATCAAAGTTTCGTGAAGGGAGCAAGTGGCAAAGACACCTAATGGTGGAGATGAACAAATGAACCACCGCGATATCTGCTTATGTCTTGATATACCATCTTCTTTTACTACATAATGCCCAGCACAATATCCATAGGTAGGGCTCTAGGTTTACCCTTGGATATTTCGTAGCGACTGTCTCTTCCATTACGCCAAATGAACGAGACCAGTTCGTGAGTTGCGAGCCATGAAACGAATGTGTATGCTAGGCAACATTAAGGGATACCATTGGTGCAAGTAAATTTAGGAGCCAGTAAAAGTACTCCTTAGCAGACGTTAGCAGATTACTTTACCCAGAAGCGATGTCTTTAGTTATTGGCCCgaatcttatcttatcgacTCCAAGATAAGAATATCCGGCACCCAGAGTTTACGAACAGATCAAGGCAAGTTACTCTAGGAATAATCATTGGTATCATTAAATTCTCTTCGCTTTAACTGAATGACCTATGCTAAAGGCCGATACTCGGTCGAGCCCTGGGGATGCCTGTCGCCGACAAAAATTGTTTCCGAGACGCTATTCCTGCCGATCTGGTTATATCGGTGTTGTCGACAGCTGACGATGCCGTGGAAAATAAGGCAAATGCACGAGAAAAGACTATGAATGGTCAGCATGGCGAACTTGATCCCGGATCACCCTTGAACTTACAATGCCAAGCCACCTAGACCGACGCAAGTCGCAAAGACGCATCCGTAAAAACTCGTCACGTTCTTGAGGTTGCCGGGGCACTTGTTGGTTCCGCAGTAATCAGTGCCGTGGGTCCATAACACCGCTGTTTGTGCCGCAAGAACAGCAAATGATATGAGCCAGAATATAGTGAGAATGGTGTCAAGAATCGCGGCGACCAAGTAATTAAAGAGGCGGTTGGAGAACATGTGAGCAAAGGCCATCCATGTAGAGACCAGAAGTGATGCAGAACTCTGTAACCAAGGTCAGCAAATCGTTTGCATCAATGATCGCACATGTCTTTACGTACGGTTACGATCAACAAGCAGTTCCCCGGAATAAACACAGCGTGTATTGTGAAAGACATGAcactgatggtgatgatgtccaGTACAGCTTGGAAAATGCGTAGAACTGTGAATCCAGTGGGGTATTGCGAGAGATCAGGGCGATAGGAAGCCATTTCGGTCGGTATATGATATCACTACGATATTCTTGAACTATTGTTTCATAGTAACAACGAAAATTAATAGAGGAAAAGGTTTTCTATCGGAATTGCGGAAGCAGACATGTCCATAATAAAGGAGATTTCCCGAGGCTGGGACATATAAACATCGTTCCGCTTGTTTGGGCCCAAGCCTCAGTTAGTGGCTCAAGTGCTTGAATCCTGTCAGATTTCATCCTGGATTGAGCTGGTTTCTCCGAGCGTCAGCCTCAGAGTCGTGGAGTCGATGACAAAAGCCAGGCCGACCCATAGAGTGGTGGACCATGTAAAATTGGTTTGCAATCTATCGATCCATCAATGTTAAGAAAAAAATAGGAAAAGCTTAACACGAGGAATACGAAAGTTCTTGGAAATAAAGGTAAAGTGAGAAAAAACTGTCATGATTTTTTTTCGAGACTGTCTGTCGTTCTTTTCTGATCCGCGATGCTGATGAGCCCACGACACCGCTTGTAAGAATAGGAGCCTCATCCCTGCGTTAACGGTATGGCGCAGCACTGAGCCAGCCGCAAGATTTATTAGCCGCCGAAACGAGATTTTCTCCGGGAAATAAGATCCACTATCTAGGATATCAGCATCATAAGGCTGTTTTGTTTCAAAGTGATGTCACTGCCACATGCTTTTCTGGACTGTTGTGGATCGCCTAGATAGGACCTAGCCTCCTCGACAGCAGAATTGACATAAAACACAGGCCATTAACATCACGGGACATATATCAAGATACTCTAGAAGTTACGGGGTTCTATACCTCATCGGGAGGTAAGCTGATATTACACCTGCAATCTCGAGAAGAACCCAACGACTGCTGCACAATTTGGCAGAGCCTTTCAAGACGCGTGGGCTCATATCCACAGAGACCCGTCTCAATTCATTTGGCCATCTAAAAGAGGAAACCCGGATCCTAGTCGTGTAATTACTATCTTGTAATCATTGTAAATGACATGTATTTGCAGCAATATCTCATGCAGTAGATGTTTCCATTGTCGGACACATGAGTTGAAACCCATCTCTTATTGAACAATGGCAGGGTGGTCCATGTAGCATGCAGCACACTGCTCAGTCCTCCAGACATAAATCAAGTTCTTGCAGCCAGGGCATTCCGCACATTGGCATATCTCGCTGTGAGGGCACTGACTTGGCTGGACACCAACGTTGGCTAAGATTGGAGAGGGCATTTCGGCTGCACCATCCTGAGGAGACGATGGGATTGAAGAGGCGATCGTGGAAGTCGTCAAAGGATCCATGTTGGATGTGGTTGAATCCTGTGGAATTATTGGTAAAAGTGAAAGGTTTGTTGTCTTGAGTAAGGTGGCACTGGAGCCTAGACTTTGCGGTAATGGAAGTGTGAAAATCCTTTGTTCGTCGAAATGGTGCCTCGCTTTTATACACAAAGAGAAAGACGATTCACAGTGGGCAACGGAATGGCATTCAAGATGTTACGAAGGACTCGGTTTTAGTGCTTCAGCTACACTTCAGTAGTAAAGTTTCGATGCTAGGTATAAGTTACTGTCGCCTGTGTATGTACGTGGTGCTCTCAGCGATATCCACGGAATCACAGTCTACCCAAGCTGTGAAAGTATGACATGCGTATCATAATAACCATAACTAGTTTATTTCTAATCCTCCTTGAATCCTTGGAGGAGATTTCAGGAGTGTCTGAGCGCCAAGAGTCGCACAGCAGAATGCATGCATCGAGCGAACGACGTCAAATGTGAAGACAATAGAATCTCATGTATGACGCATGATACTTAGCCTGAGTTCGTGCTAAATGGGATTGCATCATCGCAAAGATCATAGAATTCATCTTGTAAGTCAGTCACTGTTCAGGGGTGTTCGTCTGATTAAGCAGTTCAAAGAACCATCATTCAATGCGCAGGCCGTATTGTTCACGGTGTAGACAACTGCAAAAACAAAGCAAGGTAGATCCTGAAATCAGTTCAAAGTCTGAATTGAAGACAGAACATGTCTTATTGTGCGCAGAAGACAATGAATTTGGTCAACAGCAGCCACTGTGTCGGTGAAGGATTGGCCAAGCGTCACCGTGAACAAGTAATTCGAACGATCTCGACAAATGAGCCTTGTTTGTTAGAATAGAAGTGTTTGGATCTTTTTCAGAGTTTATAAATGCCATGCATCTGCCCTGCAACATGGGAAGAATCACTACTCGCATCATTGCAACTTCCACTACAAATTCACAACAAaacatcagcagcatcacAGCTACGATCATCTTCTCACACAAACGCAGCAACCACTAAAAAGCTACCTTCAGAATGTATCCTTCCGTTGTTTTCACCGCTGAGTCTTCGGCTCCCTCTTCACCCGCCGAGACTACTCACAGCTACTTCCCTTCCTTCATCCCTGCTGAGTTTGGTCCCCAGCCTATTCAGTGCCCCCATAGCACTCGATGCGAGTGTACCGGCTGCAGTGGATGCAAGAACGAGATTTCTAACTGGAGCACCATGCAGTGCTCTAGCTGCAACATGAACTGCCCTGCCTAAGTGACTATTCATAGCCGACTTGGGATGCTTCATTTCCTCCaggcttgctcttcttgaatGCCTCGCATGTTTTAGATTAGTATTTATCCTTGGCATGGTTTGCGATGAAGAGGTTTAGGTGGAGTAGGATAGAGTTATAAAAATTGAGAAATTATACAAAGAGCATAGTAACAAATTGCCTGAATTGATCTATTTTATGTGATGCAATATCAGGCGACGGACACTGGGAACCCCCAGTATGTAATAATCGCGGCCTTAAGGTTTACAGTAGAGGATATACAATGAATATATCCTGTCACAGCTGAACTTGAGGGTGACATCTTGACGTAGAAGGTTCCTAGTGCTTGTAATATACTTTTCCCCTTCGTTCGATTAAACACCAAACGTAATGCTGAACATAAAAAGAAATGTGAAAAAGTTTTTACGGGTTATGGGCTCGGCATCATATAAAAAGTCACGTTCAGTCCAGCGGAGCTAATGGGTATGTTTGGTAAAGCTTTCTTTGATTCTCCATGACCTGTTGAGCAACCTGCTGGGTCTCTCATTCGCTTCACCGTGAACGCTGCATGGGAATACACCAATGAGCAATACCAGAAGTTtccaagaaggaaaagatcaAAACCCACATAAGAAGGTAGCGCATACGTGGATTGGAGGTAGCTTGCATCAACAAGGATGCAATAGAGATAAGATAAACCACCTCATCTCGAGCCTCCGACAGTATCTAGACGGGGCAGTTGCAATAGCAATCGTAGCACTGGAGGCTGTTGATGCAGTAGATATTCCTAGTACAGCCATCACAACCCTGGCACCGGCAGCGAATACATTTACCACACTCATGGACATGAGGGTCTTGATCAAGAGGGCTAGGAAGGTTATCCGGCTTGGCTTCACAGGCCGACTTTGGGACCGCGACATAAGCGGAAATTGAGGAGTGGGATTCATGGTGGCGAACTGAGAGAGCACTTGGGACAAAATTGTTACCGATGGGACTAATGACGCTACCAAGAAAGGCGCGAGGCCAGGGGATTTTTTATCTGGTTAACAATACGTGAAGAGGCCGAGTTTACCTCCTCAGCATATTCACCTCGATTCGAAAGCGGATATTTCATCCGTGACAGCTCCATTATTGACCTCCGAACAGGAACAAAAGTCCTTTGCCTGATTCACCTCTGGCACTGGTGAAGTGATACGCGGCTGAGCAAAGAACAATGAATTGCTAACAATCCCATGGGCCTGTCTTTTTTTTGTTCTGTCCCTGAAAGCTCTCCGAGCAAGTGTCTGCCGTATAGATGCGATTTTACCTGGAGAGATTAAATGTGTATCTTGCCGCCCGCTACCTCATCGATATAGGTACATTGCGTGGAAAATGGCGGAACCTGATGACAGTGACAATGGAAGATTTGGAAGGAATCGATTTACAAATACGTTTTTGAAGTACGCGACTTTGTTCATAAGTACGAAAAAATATTCACATGTTTCTGTAAGATCTTAGTATGCATTCAAATTAGACATACGTATCCATCGATGTGGAAAGAAACTCTGGTGTAACAAGGCCACTGAACTATTGATATGTCTATTGGAAGTAGTTCGCATGCTCTCGGCTTCTGGCCAATGATACTTCGCCTAAAGTCATCTTGGACTCACTAAAAATGTGATAGCAATTCAGCTGCACTTGTACCGTCAATCGGATCCAGCGCTATAAGATCCCTGAAACCTCCCTAGACACAAACGGCAGTGATTTATCCAAGCTCAGCGAGCCACGTTCCCGCCACAAGGGATAGTTCCTGGGCCCAGAACGGCATTTAATCCATGGGGACGGGCCGAGCCACTGAGATATCGCTAATTAATACTGCTATTGGGAGTGATTGCAGGATGTTCAGCTCCGCT of Fusarium musae strain F31 chromosome 5, whole genome shotgun sequence contains these proteins:
- a CDS encoding hypothetical protein (EggNog:ENOG41), with the translated sequence MATSAIFGTGLTLSGVANPQVIKNQFRLSDFHMLATFLTASATSATIFTLYNSKTTKIPARSASSHGWLGPYDGNIIGGAMLGLGISLTGACPGTVLVQATAGIGASRLLACTSLLAGVIWVRCKPWVVKPPTSRAQNTSVMDVTGLSAGKVLVGYEITMLAILAGILYIAPRSVTMLHPVVGGLLIGFGQLSSVILTEKPVGVSGAYEEFGKFFWDIVSGKDIKSIPQNILFACGLMMGSWAALSKFPAIREVMAQSEQASLPMVLAGGAFLTFGARIAGGCTSGHGISGMATMGLSSFVTIVSMFGAGLVAGLSFA
- a CDS encoding hypothetical protein (EggNog:ENOG41) gives rise to the protein MAEPTVHSLFEPVTGTWQYIVSDPNTKSAVIIDPVLDYDPVKAAVSTGSADAILKTVKDNGLKIEMILETHAHADHLTAASYLQSALARSQGSKPLIGIGKLIRQVQSLFGERYGIDPREYDAVFDKLWEDNDEFIIGTLSARAVHLPGHTPDHMGYHIGKNVFVGDSIFHVDIGSARADFPGGSAEAIFNSGRKLLALPEDTKIWVGHDYPPADREAPVPFATVKEHRENNKHLKDGTREHEFIEMRKKRDESLAAPRLIHPSLQVNIRGGRLPAPNPAGLKTIHLPVTGSSW
- a CDS encoding hypothetical protein (EggNog:ENOG41): MASYRPDLSQYPTGFTVLRIFQAVLDIITISVMSFTIHAVFIPGNCLLIVTSSASLLVSTWMAFAHMFSNRLFNYLVAAILDTILTIFWLISFAVLAAQTAVLWTHGTDYCGTNKCPGNLKNVTSFYGCVFATCVGLGGLAL